One genomic segment of bacterium includes these proteins:
- a CDS encoding PorV/PorQ family protein, which translates to MKKIILSVGFIILVFLLAASEIFAGGGRRNGSGGASELLIPVGARGIALGGSTLANSYGLEALFWNPANIARLGDYSTNVLISHMEHIADIGVEYGAISTDIESFGSLAFSIKSLSIGDIPVTTVSNPDGTGALFSPTFLTMGLTYARMLSDRIAVGLTANLISEEIDRVSATGVAFNVGVSYSDFADISGLSIAFVMKNIGPEMKFDGPGLYVEAQTPDFTRSGELYKIDAAPFELPSILELGVSYQYNIDEQNMLQVGGVFANNNFYGDELKGGLEYGYNNLFFVRLGYFAATNMGTEFSTSSDYNSYGLNAGFGLNYDIGGIELKLDYAYRAVQYDGLGDNHAFSLGFGL; encoded by the coding sequence ATGAAAAAAATAATATTAAGTGTAGGTTTCATAATCCTAGTATTTCTTCTTGCTGCAAGTGAAATATTTGCCGGCGGCGGCAGAAGAAATGGATCCGGTGGTGCTTCTGAATTATTAATTCCGGTTGGTGCTCGTGGTATCGCCTTGGGCGGTTCAACTTTGGCCAACTCTTATGGATTAGAAGCTCTGTTCTGGAATCCAGCTAACATAGCCAGGCTTGGTGATTATTCAACAAATGTCCTGATTTCTCATATGGAACATATTGCTGATATCGGTGTGGAATATGGTGCAATATCCACTGATATTGAATCATTCGGTTCACTCGCATTCAGTATTAAATCTTTGTCAATTGGTGATATTCCTGTTACTACCGTAAGTAACCCGGATGGGACAGGTGCGCTGTTTTCACCAACATTTCTGACTATGGGATTAACATATGCAAGGATGCTCAGTGATAGAATAGCAGTTGGTTTAACTGCTAACCTCATATCAGAAGAAATAGACAGAGTAAGTGCTACCGGCGTTGCGTTCAATGTTGGTGTATCTTATTCTGATTTCGCCGATATATCAGGTTTAAGCATTGCATTTGTTATGAAAAATATTGGTCCGGAAATGAAATTTGATGGGCCAGGTTTATACGTAGAAGCACAGACCCCTGATTTCACTCGTTCTGGAGAATTGTATAAAATAGATGCAGCACCATTTGAACTTCCATCAATATTGGAACTTGGTGTAAGTTACCAGTATAATATTGATGAGCAAAATATGCTTCAGGTTGGTGGTGTATTTGCAAACAACAATTTCTACGGTGATGAATTAAAAGGTGGTCTTGAGTACGGCTATAATAATCTATTCTTTGTTCGCTTGGGTTACTTTGCTGCTACAAATATGGGTACTGAATTCAGTACTAGCAGCGATTATAATTCATATGGATTAAATGCCGGATTTGGACTTAACTACGATATCGGTGGTATTGAACTTAAGCTGGATTATGCATATCGCGCTGTGCAGTATGATGGCTTAGGCGATAACCATGCTTTCTCACTCGGTTTTGGACTTTAG